A single genomic interval of Candidatus Omnitrophota bacterium harbors:
- a CDS encoding CHASE2 domain-containing protein, with translation MKSKSLRENAGFIALIFIALAIFAGSYFRVLDSYELETLDLRFRLRPPISTSDNIAIIEIGDDTIAKLGRFPFDRRYHTLLTKALSESDARIILFDLFFSEPEESDKEFEDAVAKAGNVYFPVVFELDPKISRKIPSATAYAARCLEGFNSAAKGIGHINIIPDIDGKFRRASAYIRYEGYRLSPYLSLLGACDYLGISQKDVKFAPGKYLYLGSGIRVPLDQDSAIIVNYSAGWGRSYQHYSYVDIIQSYLAKAAGEKPVLDLSLLNGKICIIGLTALGTVDLHPTPFGSLYPTMGMHAEVINSILKKKFIQRASPEANLVILLFLSAIIAAVVLKTKPVKGLVCLISIIAVLILSGIVIFDMYGIWIDLIYPVFVIVMLYISITLYRYISEWKRRLVIENELQIARKIQESFLPRSTPSIEGLSISVAMFTARQVGGDLYDFIPFANDRLGVMIGDVSGKGVPASLFMAMSVGAFRTFASSGAKPEGVLAGLNIKLINESSSNLFVTIFYSIFDMKNRAFIYSNGGHLPVLYLNKEGKPQFLDVRDGAPLGLLDGPYSGGEIKFGPGDVFIFYTDGVTEAMNQKSDMYGKERLLLAAEKNRHLPPDKMLAEIEKDLRRFERQIDQHDDITIIIVKAV, from the coding sequence GTGAAATCAAAATCCTTAAGAGAAAATGCCGGATTTATAGCGCTGATATTTATAGCGCTTGCCATCTTCGCCGGATCCTATTTCCGCGTCCTGGACAGTTATGAACTCGAAACGCTAGATCTCAGGTTCCGCCTCCGCCCGCCTATTTCTACCTCGGATAATATAGCTATCATAGAGATCGGCGACGATACGATCGCGAAACTCGGCCGGTTTCCGTTTGACAGAAGATATCACACCCTTCTTACAAAGGCTCTTTCCGAATCGGACGCCCGCATTATACTATTCGATCTATTCTTCAGTGAACCGGAAGAGAGCGATAAGGAGTTTGAGGACGCGGTCGCGAAAGCTGGTAATGTTTATTTCCCCGTTGTATTTGAACTCGATCCAAAAATATCCCGCAAAATACCTTCCGCTACAGCTTACGCCGCCCGATGCCTCGAAGGCTTCAATTCCGCCGCAAAAGGTATAGGACATATAAACATCATACCGGACATAGATGGTAAATTCCGCCGCGCGAGCGCCTATATAAGGTATGAAGGCTACAGGCTTTCACCGTACCTTTCGCTTCTTGGGGCTTGCGACTATCTCGGGATATCTCAAAAAGACGTGAAATTCGCTCCGGGTAAATATCTGTATCTCGGCAGCGGTATAAGGGTGCCGCTCGACCAGGATTCCGCCATTATAGTTAATTACTCAGCCGGGTGGGGGAGAAGTTATCAGCATTATTCCTATGTAGATATAATTCAATCATATCTGGCTAAGGCCGCCGGCGAGAAACCTGTTCTCGACCTTTCCCTGTTAAATGGAAAAATTTGCATAATAGGTTTGACCGCCCTCGGTACCGTAGATCTGCACCCGACTCCGTTCGGTTCACTCTATCCCACTATGGGCATGCATGCCGAAGTTATCAATTCGATTCTAAAAAAGAAATTTATACAGAGAGCTTCGCCGGAAGCTAACCTGGTGATACTTCTGTTTTTATCCGCTATTATTGCGGCTGTTGTGCTGAAGACAAAACCTGTAAAAGGCCTTGTTTGCCTTATATCCATAATCGCGGTACTGATATTATCCGGCATTGTGATATTCGACATGTATGGAATCTGGATAGATCTTATCTATCCCGTTTTCGTCATCGTGATGCTGTATATCTCCATCACGCTTTATAGATATATTTCGGAATGGAAGAGGAGGCTTGTTATCGAGAACGAGCTCCAGATAGCCAGGAAGATACAGGAGAGCTTCCTGCCCAGATCGACTCCGTCAATCGAAGGTTTGAGCATCTCTGTGGCGATGTTCACGGCGCGCCAGGTGGGAGGGGATCTTTATGACTTCATACCTTTCGCAAACGACAGGCTTGGTGTCATGATAGGCGATGTATCGGGCAAAGGAGTGCCGGCGAGTTTATTCATGGCGATGTCTGTCGGTGCATTCCGCACTTTTGCCTCCTCAGGTGCGAAACCCGAAGGGGTATTAGCCGGCCTGAACATAAAACTTATCAATGAGTCATCATCGAATCTCTTTGTCACGATCTTCTATTCGATATTCGATATGAAAAACAGGGCTTTTATTTATAGCAATGGCGGTCATCTTCCTGTGCTGTACTTAAATAAGGAAGGTAAGCCGCAATTCCTCGATGTGCGCGATGGCGCTCCTCTTGGTCTCCTGGACGGCCCGTATTCCGGAGGGGAAATAAAATTCGGCCCGGGCGACGTATTCATATTCTACACAGACGGCGTTACGGAAGCTATGAATCAGAAGTCCGATATGTACGGCAAGGAGCGTCTTTTGCTTGCGGCGGAAAAGAACAGGCATTTGCCGCCGGATAAGATGCTTGCCGAGATAGAGAAGGATCTGCGGCGGTTTGAGAGACAGATCGACCAGCACGACGATATAACTATTATAATCGTAAAGGCGGTATAG
- a CDS encoding ABC transporter ATP-binding protein, with product MEREIVVKADNVVKKFGDRTILNGISLDIYKGETFVIMGGSGCGKSTFLRHIIGALTPDSGKVHLLGKDLSKLNEDEMDKIRMKIGMCFQSSALFDSMTVGDNVSLGLREHTKLDKSVIDIVVKMKLEMVGLRGFEDMMPSQLSGGMRKRVGLARAISMDPEIIFYDEPTAGLDPIVAGVIDKLIIDLSKKLNITSVVVTHDMKSVFSIADRVAMFYEGKVLEVGSSDEVKNSKNPMVQQFINGNPDGPIRFFRQKDDYLERLIA from the coding sequence ATGGAAAGAGAGATAGTAGTAAAAGCGGATAATGTGGTGAAGAAGTTCGGCGATCGGACGATCCTGAACGGCATAAGCCTTGATATATATAAAGGCGAGACGTTCGTTATAATGGGCGGGAGCGGCTGCGGAAAGAGCACGTTTCTCCGCCATATAATAGGAGCGCTCACTCCTGATTCTGGTAAAGTCCATCTTCTCGGTAAGGATCTGTCGAAACTTAACGAAGATGAGATGGACAAGATCAGGATGAAGATAGGGATGTGTTTTCAGTCATCCGCGCTCTTCGATTCAATGACCGTGGGAGACAATGTCAGCCTGGGTTTAAGAGAACATACAAAGCTCGATAAGAGCGTTATAGATATAGTGGTGAAGATGAAGCTTGAGATGGTGGGCCTAAGAGGTTTTGAGGATATGATGCCGAGCCAGCTCTCCGGCGGAATGAGAAAGAGGGTGGGGCTGGCGCGCGCTATATCGATGGATCCGGAGATCATATTTTACGACGAGCCGACTGCCGGGCTTGACCCGATAGTGGCTGGAGTTATCGATAAGCTCATAATAGACCTATCGAAGAAGTTGAATATAACGAGCGTTGTCGTGACCCACGACATGAAGAGCGTCTTTTCGATCGCGGACAGAGTCGCGATGTTTTACGAGGGCAAGGTCCTTGAAGTCGGTTCATCCGACGAGGTAAAGAATTCCAAGAATCCCATGGTGCAGCAGTTCATAAACGGAAACCCTGATGGGCCGATCAGGTTCTTCCGGCAAAAAGATGATTATCTGGAGCGCCTGATAGCTTAG
- a CDS encoding HD-GYP domain-containing protein has product MGKHKHEAGKILLEVSRAISSSLDPDEVSRLYHKMKSLFLSTVTSLTRAINVKDSYTSGHSERVMKYALAIGREMVLDDQALENLGLASLLHDIGKIGVKESILMKPAKLLGHERQQMRMHPDIGARIVESIDGSNVMRRGIFEHHERYDGKGYPNRLKGDQISIEGRIIAVADVFDALTTDRPYQKGDSEDYAFQKITRESSSQFDPQVVAAFVISYKSHPEIWRK; this is encoded by the coding sequence ATGGGAAAGCATAAACATGAGGCCGGTAAAATACTGCTGGAAGTGAGCAGGGCCATTAGTTCATCCTTGGATCCGGATGAAGTCAGCAGGCTGTACCATAAGATGAAGAGCCTTTTTTTAAGCACGGTAACGTCTTTGACAAGAGCTATTAATGTGAAGGACAGTTACACTAGCGGCCACTCCGAACGCGTCATGAAGTATGCTCTCGCTATAGGCAGGGAGATGGTTCTTGACGATCAAGCTCTCGAGAATCTCGGACTGGCAAGCCTTCTGCACGACATAGGCAAGATCGGCGTAAAAGAGAGTATCCTCATGAAACCGGCAAAACTTCTTGGACATGAGCGGCAACAGATGAGGATGCACCCGGATATAGGCGCGAGGATCGTAGAATCTATAGATGGTTCCAATGTGATGCGCCGCGGTATATTTGAACATCATGAACGTTATGACGGAAAGGGCTATCCTAATCGATTGAAAGGAGATCAGATATCTATCGAAGGCAGGATTATCGCTGTAGCGGATGTCTTCGATGCGCTAACTACGGACAGACCGTATCAAAAAGGGGACTCCGAGGATTATGCCTTCCAGAAGATAACGAGAGAATCGTCGTCGCAGTTTGACCCGCAAGTTGTTGCCGCATTTGTAATTTCATACAAAAGTCATCCGGAGATTTGGCGCAAATAG
- a CDS encoding MlaD family protein, giving the protein MKINNEIKTGIIVVAAILVVALFYAKTAGTSSGKTYRIKTYFNYAEGVKQDAIVKLAGIEVGRVEKIQFQYMPETKIEMVMAISDKARIHEDSIAFIATSGMIGDAYLGITPGTADKPSVHEGGIIASEDPVEARKLWKKSDAIADNLDKMLIEVKGLTENVNGVMKDNKARIDGIAVNLEQTAVNFKDFSSDIKQHPWKLLMKGKE; this is encoded by the coding sequence ATGAAAATTAATAATGAGATCAAGACGGGTATAATTGTTGTGGCAGCGATCCTGGTGGTTGCGCTGTTTTACGCGAAGACCGCAGGCACCTCTTCCGGTAAAACATACAGGATAAAGACGTATTTCAATTACGCCGAAGGCGTGAAACAGGACGCCATAGTGAAGCTTGCCGGCATAGAAGTGGGCCGCGTCGAGAAGATACAATTTCAGTATATGCCGGAGACGAAGATCGAGATGGTGATGGCTATCAGCGATAAGGCCAGGATCCATGAGGATTCCATAGCTTTCATAGCCACATCGGGCATGATAGGCGACGCCTATTTGGGGATCACGCCGGGAACGGCGGATAAGCCGTCTGTGCATGAAGGCGGCATTATAGCGAGTGAAGATCCCGTGGAGGCGAGAAAACTATGGAAGAAGTCGGATGCCATAGCCGATAACCTCGATAAGATGCTGATCGAGGTTAAGGGCCTGACGGAGAACGTCAACGGCGTGATGAAAGATAATAAGGCGCGTATCGACGGCATAGCTGTTAATCTGGAACAGACCGCGGTGAACTTCAAGGATTTCAGTTCAGATATCAAGCAGCACCCGTGGAAACTTCTCATGAAGGGGAAAGAATAG